A DNA window from Polyangiaceae bacterium contains the following coding sequences:
- the amrA gene encoding AmmeMemoRadiSam system protein A has translation MELREIGPSLPALARQALQTALRGQPFHPPAQGPQAPVFVTLRGRGDQALRGCIGTLAAVCGSVSEETARNAVLAATQDPRFAPVEPEELPRLAIEVSVLLPEQTVDDVSQLDPRRYGVVVRDASGRRGVLLPDVPGVESVDAQLEIARRKAGIAPGRPAVVSRFEVLKFEEA, from the coding sequence GTGGAGTTGCGCGAGATCGGTCCCAGCTTGCCAGCCTTGGCGCGTCAGGCGCTTCAGACCGCCCTGCGCGGCCAGCCCTTCCACCCGCCTGCGCAAGGACCCCAGGCCCCCGTCTTCGTGACGCTGCGCGGGCGAGGCGACCAAGCTTTGCGCGGGTGTATAGGCACCCTAGCTGCCGTCTGCGGGAGCGTGAGCGAAGAAACCGCTCGCAACGCGGTGCTCGCCGCGACCCAAGATCCCAGATTCGCTCCCGTCGAGCCCGAAGAGCTGCCCCGTCTGGCCATCGAGGTCAGCGTGCTGCTGCCGGAGCAAACTGTTGATGACGTTTCGCAGCTGGATCCGAGGCGCTACGGCGTGGTGGTGCGCGATGCTAGTGGTCGGCGCGGCGTGCTGCTCCCGGACGTGCCCGGCGTCGAGAGCGTCGATGCACAATTGGAGATCGCGCGCAGAAAAGCTGGGATCGCGCCGGGTCGTCCCGCGGTGGTGTCGCGCTTCGAGGTGCTGAAGTTCGAAGAGGCGTGA
- a CDS encoding FHA domain-containing protein — MIESATEIYWLEYRGMRHRIHEGETLVGRGSRVAFFLDEPSVSREHALVRRTGDSVMITDLGSSNGTFVNGEAATGTRRLSVGDRVRLGTAELHFGVTRGVSPSSISPGIELIEQQSVVRPAMDLSTEPAFGSIEVLETLVRSPESAESLTELSKMVQSSVERLVASADSGRVNLGAAERARVLAIARTVCGWGATPAAETWLSRIRARLDSKP, encoded by the coding sequence GTGATCGAATCTGCCACCGAGATCTATTGGCTCGAGTATCGCGGCATGCGTCATCGCATCCACGAAGGCGAGACCTTGGTCGGGCGCGGCAGTCGCGTGGCTTTCTTCTTGGACGAGCCCAGCGTTTCGCGCGAGCACGCCTTGGTGCGTCGCACCGGCGACAGCGTGATGATCACGGACTTGGGCAGCAGCAACGGGACTTTCGTCAACGGCGAAGCGGCGACGGGGACCCGCCGCCTCTCGGTGGGGGACCGCGTGCGGCTCGGGACGGCAGAGCTGCACTTTGGCGTGACCCGCGGTGTGTCGCCTTCGAGCATTTCGCCTGGAATCGAGCTGATCGAGCAGCAGAGCGTGGTGCGTCCAGCGATGGATCTGTCCACCGAGCCGGCCTTCGGCAGCATCGAGGTGCTGGAGACCTTGGTGCGCAGTCCGGAGAGCGCAGAGAGTCTGACGGAGCTCTCCAAGATGGTCCAATCCAGCGTGGAGCGCTTGGTCGCTTCGGCTGACAGCGGTCGGGTCAATCTTGGGGCGGCGGAACGCGCGCGGGTGCTAGCCATCGCCCGCACCGTGTGCGGCTGGGGCGCGACACCCGCGGCGGAGACATGGCTGTCGCGCATCCGCGCCCGCCTCGACTCCAAACCCTGA
- a CDS encoding D-cysteine desulfhydrase family protein: MSPRRLRLAHLPTPLWHSESLDRLVGCELWVKRDDMTAGAAAGNKIRKLEFLLADAVSRRADTVITCGGEQSNHARATALAARGLGLDTRLLLRTATGVGPTRDEGNLLLDRLAGASIRFIDPPAYAERARLLEAEAAELRTAGKQPYVIPEGGSNAIGSLGYVEAMREIREQLDLGLAQGREPFDVVVHACGSGGTAAGVCAGALHFGVAPQVWAMAVCDSRDYFERVVGRILLGIAALRPELGNPAELVVSDRDKGPAYAVASDAQKQFIRDVLRATGLVLDPVYTGKALFALSRMEPKPRRALFLHTGGLPGLLAQHDAFSS, encoded by the coding sequence ATGAGCCCGCGGCGCCTTCGCCTGGCCCACCTACCGACGCCTCTGTGGCATTCGGAGTCCCTCGACCGCTTGGTCGGCTGTGAACTCTGGGTCAAGCGCGACGACATGACGGCGGGGGCCGCTGCGGGCAACAAGATCCGCAAGCTGGAGTTCCTGCTGGCCGATGCCGTGTCACGGCGAGCAGACACGGTCATCACCTGCGGCGGAGAGCAATCCAACCATGCTCGGGCCACCGCCCTCGCCGCCCGTGGCTTGGGCCTGGACACGCGCTTGCTGCTGCGCACGGCGACGGGGGTCGGGCCAACGCGTGACGAGGGCAATCTGCTACTGGACCGTCTGGCAGGCGCCAGCATCCGCTTCATCGATCCCCCCGCCTACGCCGAGCGTGCACGCCTGCTCGAAGCCGAGGCCGCGGAGCTGCGGACGGCAGGAAAGCAGCCCTACGTGATCCCGGAAGGTGGTTCGAACGCCATCGGTTCCTTGGGCTACGTGGAAGCCATGCGCGAGATCCGTGAGCAGCTCGATCTAGGCCTCGCCCAGGGTCGCGAACCCTTCGACGTCGTCGTCCATGCCTGCGGATCGGGCGGAACCGCAGCAGGAGTCTGCGCGGGCGCGCTTCACTTCGGCGTCGCCCCGCAGGTCTGGGCCATGGCGGTATGCGACTCGCGGGATTACTTCGAGCGCGTCGTGGGCCGCATTTTGCTCGGGATCGCCGCCCTCCGCCCCGAGCTCGGCAATCCGGCGGAGCTCGTCGTTTCGGATCGTGACAAGGGCCCCGCCTACGCGGTGGCGAGCGACGCACAGAAGCAATTCATTCGCGACGTGTTGCGGGCCACCGGCCTGGTGCTCGATCCCGTCTACACCGGCAAGGCCCTCTTCGCCCTGTCTCGAATGGAACCCAAACCCCGCCGCGCGCTCTTCCTACACACCGGCGGCCTACCCGGCCTCCTCGCCCAACACGACGCCTTCTCTTCCTGA
- the yihA gene encoding ribosome biogenesis GTP-binding protein YihA/YsxC — MAAPKESTVVEARFAYGAQSDASLPPPTLVEVAFAGRSNVGKSSLLNCMLSRKNLVRTSNTPGCTRQIAFYETTLADDSKLYLVDLPGFGYAKRSKTERSSWAQLIEGYLSTRVSLSAVVLLIDVRRGVQPEERELAEFIAHANAQRAKQVQLVWVATKLDKLPKSQQKPELEGLKRTLGHMLLGVSAVTGDGRDALWRRLRGLSSLEASGD, encoded by the coding sequence GTGGCAGCGCCCAAGGAAAGCACGGTCGTCGAAGCGCGCTTCGCTTACGGCGCGCAGAGCGACGCCTCGCTGCCCCCACCGACGTTGGTCGAGGTGGCCTTCGCTGGAAGGTCGAACGTCGGCAAGAGCAGCCTGCTGAACTGCATGCTGTCCCGCAAGAACTTGGTTCGCACCAGCAACACGCCAGGCTGCACGAGGCAAATCGCGTTCTACGAAACGACCCTCGCAGACGACTCCAAGCTCTACCTCGTGGATCTTCCCGGATTCGGCTACGCCAAGCGCTCGAAGACCGAGCGCAGCAGTTGGGCTCAGTTGATCGAGGGCTACCTCTCCACGCGCGTGAGTCTGTCGGCGGTCGTGCTACTGATCGACGTCCGGCGCGGAGTCCAGCCAGAAGAGCGAGAGCTGGCTGAGTTCATCGCGCACGCCAACGCGCAGCGCGCCAAACAGGTGCAGTTGGTGTGGGTCGCGACCAAGCTGGACAAGCTGCCCAAGAGTCAGCAGAAGCCCGAACTCGAAGGCCTCAAGCGCACGCTGGGGCATATGCTGCTTGGCGTGTCCGCAGTCACCGGCGACGGCCGCGACGCGCTCTGGCGCCGCCTGCGCGGGCTCAGTTCCCTCGAAGCATCCGGGGATTGA
- a CDS encoding enoyl-CoA hydratase-related protein: protein MTPPIVLKSGRIAEILLNRPEKLNAMTAEMGGALRDAVQRLGHERETRAVVLRGAGKAFSAGGDFALIEANSKRGAELNRADMVEFYSLFLSLVQLPVPVVAAIQGAAVGAGLCVALAADIRLAATNAKLGANFVRVGLHPGMGSTALLPHVVGPARAAELLYTGKLVDGAEAERIGLVSRAVAPEQLDAAVSECAEAIASAAPIAVRQTKATLRRALLRELHGALETEALNQAIDFGTGDLQEAIASFRENRRPDFTGG, encoded by the coding sequence ATGACCCCCCCCATCGTCCTCAAGAGCGGACGCATCGCGGAAATCCTGCTGAATCGGCCGGAGAAGCTCAACGCCATGACGGCGGAGATGGGCGGCGCTTTGCGCGATGCCGTGCAGCGACTCGGGCACGAACGCGAGACGCGCGCGGTCGTGCTGCGTGGCGCGGGCAAGGCGTTCTCGGCGGGCGGCGACTTCGCGCTGATCGAGGCCAACAGCAAACGCGGAGCGGAACTCAATCGCGCCGACATGGTCGAGTTCTATTCGCTCTTCTTGTCATTGGTGCAGCTACCGGTTCCGGTGGTGGCCGCCATCCAAGGCGCGGCGGTTGGCGCTGGGCTCTGCGTGGCGCTCGCTGCCGACATCCGCCTTGCCGCCACCAACGCCAAACTCGGAGCCAACTTCGTGCGCGTAGGCCTGCACCCGGGCATGGGCTCGACCGCGTTGCTGCCACATGTAGTCGGGCCAGCCCGTGCCGCAGAACTGCTCTACACCGGCAAGCTCGTCGACGGCGCGGAGGCCGAGCGCATCGGACTGGTCAGTCGCGCCGTAGCGCCGGAGCAACTCGACGCCGCCGTCAGCGAGTGCGCCGAGGCCATTGCGTCGGCGGCGCCAATCGCCGTGCGTCAGACCAAAGCAACCTTGCGTCGCGCCCTGCTGCGGGAGCTGCACGGCGCTTTGGAGACCGAAGCGCTCAACCAAGCCATCGATTTCGGCACCGGCGACTTGCAGGAAGCGATCGCCTCGTTTCGCGAGAATCGCCGCCCCGACTTCACAGGCGGTTGA
- a CDS encoding tyrosine recombinase XerC — MAGLSSLRLSTATQEFLDHLLGERRASPHTVDAYRRDLKQLSDFLAQKYGDDLRLEQIDRLKLRGYLGSVAGRLSPQSVARKLSALRSFFRYFERLGRLRGNPTALLASPKLGRKLPGLLSAELASSVVEAPRQGARAESLHAYRDSLMLELLYGSGLRLSELARLNVEDVSLEAETIRVQGKGNKERIVPLGTAAGRAAVAYLERRAELRHPKTGVQDPRALLLGRRGKRLGVRRIQDIVHAYGALGAGRSDLHPHALRHSCATHMLEGGADLRVIQEMLGHASLSTTQRYTHLSLDQLLGVYDRAHPLARKTNDDE; from the coding sequence ATGGCTGGCCTGAGTTCTCTGCGCCTCTCCACTGCCACCCAGGAATTCCTGGATCACCTGCTTGGCGAGCGCCGAGCGTCACCCCACACCGTCGACGCGTATCGGCGCGACTTGAAGCAGCTGTCCGACTTTTTGGCGCAGAAGTACGGCGACGATCTGCGCCTCGAGCAGATCGACCGCCTCAAGCTTCGCGGCTACCTCGGTTCCGTCGCGGGGCGGCTCAGTCCGCAGAGCGTGGCGCGCAAGCTCAGCGCTCTGCGCAGCTTCTTCCGCTACTTCGAGCGGCTGGGCCGGCTGCGGGGCAACCCCACGGCACTCCTCGCGTCACCCAAGTTGGGGCGAAAGCTGCCCGGCCTGCTCTCTGCGGAGTTGGCGTCATCGGTGGTCGAAGCACCGCGCCAGGGCGCGCGTGCGGAGTCCCTGCACGCTTATCGCGACAGTCTGATGCTGGAGTTGCTCTACGGTTCCGGGCTGCGTCTCAGCGAGTTGGCTCGCCTGAACGTCGAAGACGTGTCGCTAGAGGCCGAAACGATTCGCGTTCAAGGAAAGGGCAACAAGGAACGCATCGTGCCTTTGGGCACTGCGGCGGGTCGCGCCGCAGTCGCCTACCTCGAGCGGCGAGCAGAGTTGCGCCACCCGAAGACCGGCGTTCAGGATCCAAGAGCGCTACTGCTAGGGCGGCGCGGGAAGCGGCTTGGAGTGCGACGCATTCAAGACATCGTCCATGCCTACGGCGCGCTGGGGGCTGGGCGCAGTGACCTACACCCCCACGCCCTGCGACACAGTTGCGCCACCCACATGCTCGAAGGCGGCGCGGACTTGCGCGTGATCCAAGAAATGCTCGGGCACGCCAGCCTGTCCACCACCCAGCGCTATACGCATCTGTCCCTCGACCAGCTGCTTGGGGTATACGACCGCGCTCACCCCCTTGCGCGGAAGACCAACGACGATGAATGA
- a CDS encoding biotin/lipoyl-containing protein, which yields MKYFVNIDDHEVEVEIAPRPGGGYVAHLGDRQSVVFVSERSPTDLTLRVGERVLDWVVSRPAPELSVAGSGLRLTGRVESARARALASMHGGGAASDDGTVKSPMPGKIVKVLVGEGQDVEAGQAVIVVEAMKMENELAAPRSGQVKRLHVAEGDTVEGAAALLTIA from the coding sequence ATGAAGTACTTCGTCAACATAGACGACCACGAAGTCGAGGTCGAAATCGCGCCGCGGCCCGGTGGAGGGTACGTAGCTCACCTCGGGGATCGCCAGTCCGTCGTCTTCGTCAGTGAACGATCGCCGACGGATCTGACGCTTCGTGTCGGCGAGCGCGTGCTCGACTGGGTGGTCAGCCGTCCGGCCCCGGAGCTCTCCGTCGCCGGCAGCGGCTTGCGCCTGACGGGTCGGGTGGAAAGCGCTCGTGCTCGCGCCCTGGCAAGCATGCACGGCGGCGGCGCGGCGTCCGACGATGGCACCGTCAAAAGCCCAATGCCCGGAAAGATCGTGAAGGTGCTGGTCGGTGAAGGCCAGGACGTCGAGGCGGGCCAAGCCGTGATCGTGGTGGAAGCCATGAAGATGGAGAACGAACTGGCGGCGCCGCGCAGCGGCCAGGTCAAGCGCCTGCACGTAGCCGAGGGCGACACCGTCGAGGGCGCGGCAGCGCTGCTCACGATCGCATGA
- the hutH gene encoding histidine ammonia-lyase: protein MSQLPSVQVGTPLSLLDLVQVAREGRQAELDREAAVRVDTARAAVDQILTQGDSAPHVYGVNTGFGALSETRIGSRDILLLQLNLVRSHATGVGPDLPADVVRAMLLLRAQTLALGHSGVRRVVIETLLGMLREDLLPRVPAQGSVGASGDLAPLAHLALGAIGEGEVRLHGQPMVAAEAFAQAGLTPLTLQSKEGLALINGTQFMTALGALAIHDAERLADAADVAAALSVDALKGSSRPFDERLMQLRPHPGQAQVARHLRSLLEGSAIMESHRDCGKVQDPYSLRCAPQVHGASRDALTHARSVLECEVNSVTDNPSVFVESGQAEIISGGNFHGQPVALALDFAAIAVAELGNISERRVEQLVNPALSSGLTPFLAKHSGLESGLMIAQVASASLVSENKVLCHPASVDSIPSSAGKEDHVSMGSISARKLGQVVDNVRRCLAIELLTAAEGLEQRRPLRGGRGVEVAHDVIRSAVPALTGDRPLYADIERLCELITEGRLGQALGASRTS from the coding sequence ATGTCGCAACTCCCCTCAGTACAAGTCGGTACTCCTCTCTCTCTCCTCGACCTGGTGCAAGTGGCTCGCGAAGGGCGCCAGGCAGAGCTCGACCGCGAAGCGGCCGTGAGGGTCGATACGGCGCGTGCCGCAGTGGACCAAATCCTCACCCAAGGAGACAGTGCTCCCCACGTCTACGGCGTCAATACGGGCTTCGGTGCGCTGAGCGAAACGCGGATCGGCTCCCGCGACATCCTGCTCTTGCAGCTCAACCTGGTGCGCAGTCATGCGACCGGTGTCGGACCGGACCTGCCCGCCGACGTGGTGCGCGCGATGTTGCTGCTGCGGGCGCAGACCCTGGCTTTGGGTCACTCTGGCGTTCGCCGAGTCGTGATCGAGACGCTGCTCGGCATGTTGCGAGAAGACCTGTTGCCTCGGGTTCCGGCGCAAGGGTCCGTCGGCGCTTCTGGAGACTTGGCGCCCCTGGCGCATCTCGCCCTCGGCGCCATTGGCGAAGGCGAAGTGCGATTGCATGGGCAACCCATGGTTGCGGCAGAGGCTTTCGCGCAGGCGGGTCTGACGCCGCTGACCCTGCAATCCAAAGAGGGACTGGCGCTGATCAACGGCACCCAATTCATGACGGCGCTGGGGGCGCTCGCGATTCACGACGCGGAGCGTCTGGCGGATGCGGCCGACGTGGCGGCGGCGCTGAGCGTGGACGCCCTGAAAGGCTCCTCGCGGCCCTTCGACGAGCGGCTGATGCAGCTTCGTCCCCACCCGGGGCAAGCCCAAGTGGCGCGCCATCTGCGGAGCTTGCTCGAGGGCAGCGCGATCATGGAGAGCCACCGAGATTGCGGCAAGGTGCAGGATCCCTATTCGCTGCGCTGCGCGCCGCAGGTGCATGGCGCGAGTCGGGACGCGCTGACCCACGCGCGCAGCGTGCTCGAGTGCGAGGTCAATTCGGTCACGGACAACCCCAGCGTCTTCGTAGAGAGCGGGCAGGCGGAGATCATCAGCGGCGGCAACTTCCACGGCCAGCCTGTGGCGCTAGCGCTGGATTTCGCCGCCATTGCGGTCGCGGAGCTCGGCAACATCAGCGAGCGGCGGGTCGAGCAACTCGTCAATCCGGCGCTCTCCAGCGGACTGACTCCCTTCCTGGCCAAGCACAGTGGGCTCGAGAGCGGCTTGATGATCGCGCAGGTCGCGAGCGCCTCCCTGGTCAGCGAAAACAAAGTGCTCTGCCACCCGGCGAGCGTGGACTCGATTCCCTCGAGCGCGGGCAAGGAAGACCATGTGTCCATGGGCAGCATTTCGGCGCGCAAGCTGGGTCAGGTGGTGGACAACGTGCGGCGCTGCCTGGCTATCGAACTGCTGACGGCCGCGGAAGGGTTGGAGCAACGCCGGCCGCTGCGGGGCGGCCGCGGCGTCGAGGTCGCCCACGACGTCATCCGTTCCGCCGTGCCGGCTCTGACGGGAGATCGCCCGCTCTACGCGGATATCGAGCGCCTGTGCGAACTGATCACGGAGGGACGCCTGGGCCAGGCGCTCGGCGCATCGAGGACAAGCTAG
- a CDS encoding sulfatase-like hydrolase/transferase: protein MNERSKTWLRRGLASAAVASVGAVALGGADGRYARLAAGGDVPGVVTAAAGVVWPVCVVLGVGVGIASLVLHPRQAPGLHAARARLDQIDGEGRGRLAATLVLAAVGSCLWLWWQAAVATRLLAVEASGGVIGAALGLSAAVGAGAVFLVVLALGRALAPRMRLLSVPLAALGGAVVVIGFLAVAVGTGTTSGSGGSLALFGVLKRDELDLRAPGLLSLLALAAYLAPGLLLRVPALVLAGATLLPALLTWRSAGSALEERRVALALERDAPLSKLVLPRLRKLTDRDKDGFASRFGGGDCDDSNPARNPGAEDEPENGVDEDCSGSDAKRVVLEKEEPAAPKDAGAWVEQQLPKDMNVLLVTVDTLRFDLGFMGYERPISPNIDKLAKRSTVFERGYALASYTSKSLPPMLIGKYPSETHRGWSHFNRFGKEDTFLQERLQAAKVHTLSVQAYWYFFQKGVGFERGFDVINTDGSPKAIQMEGDRTVTGDKLTDGAIAELGKPELDSQRFFAWVHYVDPHAEYVRHEGHDFGPSSRDAYDSEVAFVDEHVGRLLDFVAGRKYAERTAIIFTSDHGEAFGEHGMIRHGFEIWEELVRVPFMVYVPGAKPRRIQQPRSIIDVVPTVLDLMRLPKPKGEGTDFISGKSLLLDVMGPPGHQPAERIVFVDMSAGPNNGERQAFIEKGMKLTSSGGRPTALYDLVKDAGEKQDLLDDKEKSGPIIERFKAFRRELREVQVRPTPK from the coding sequence ATGAATGAGCGCTCGAAAACCTGGTTGCGTCGCGGCTTGGCCAGCGCGGCAGTAGCCAGTGTGGGCGCCGTCGCGCTCGGGGGCGCGGATGGACGCTACGCTCGTCTTGCCGCGGGCGGCGACGTGCCGGGCGTAGTGACGGCGGCCGCGGGCGTGGTATGGCCCGTGTGCGTCGTGCTCGGCGTGGGCGTGGGCATCGCCAGCCTCGTCTTGCATCCGCGCCAAGCGCCCGGGCTGCATGCGGCGCGTGCAAGATTGGATCAAATCGACGGCGAAGGCCGCGGCCGCCTGGCCGCGACTCTAGTGCTCGCTGCGGTGGGCTCGTGCTTGTGGCTGTGGTGGCAAGCCGCGGTGGCAACGCGTCTGTTGGCCGTGGAGGCTTCCGGGGGCGTGATCGGCGCGGCGCTGGGCCTCTCCGCGGCGGTTGGCGCCGGCGCCGTGTTCCTGGTGGTGCTCGCCCTGGGCCGAGCGCTTGCGCCGCGCATGCGCCTGCTCAGCGTTCCCCTGGCCGCGCTCGGTGGAGCCGTCGTCGTGATCGGGTTTCTGGCGGTTGCGGTGGGAACCGGTACCACGAGCGGGAGCGGTGGGTCGCTGGCACTGTTCGGCGTACTCAAGCGCGACGAGCTGGATCTGCGTGCGCCAGGGCTGCTGTCGCTGCTCGCCCTCGCGGCCTACCTCGCGCCGGGCCTGCTGCTACGCGTGCCAGCGTTGGTGCTGGCGGGCGCGACGCTGCTGCCCGCGCTGCTCACTTGGCGCAGCGCAGGATCGGCGCTGGAAGAACGTCGGGTCGCCCTGGCGCTGGAACGCGATGCTCCGCTCAGCAAGCTGGTGTTGCCCCGCTTGCGCAAACTGACCGATCGGGACAAGGACGGCTTCGCTTCCCGCTTCGGCGGCGGGGACTGTGACGACTCCAACCCCGCCCGCAATCCCGGAGCCGAAGACGAACCCGAGAATGGTGTCGACGAAGACTGCTCGGGCTCCGATGCGAAGCGCGTCGTGCTCGAGAAGGAAGAGCCCGCTGCGCCCAAGGACGCGGGGGCTTGGGTGGAGCAACAGCTGCCCAAGGACATGAACGTGCTCTTGGTCACGGTCGACACTCTGCGCTTCGATCTCGGCTTCATGGGGTACGAGCGGCCGATCTCGCCAAACATCGACAAGCTCGCCAAGCGTTCGACGGTGTTCGAGCGAGGCTACGCCCTGGCGTCCTACACGTCGAAGAGCTTGCCGCCCATGCTGATCGGCAAGTACCCCAGCGAAACCCACCGCGGTTGGAGCCACTTCAATCGCTTCGGCAAAGAAGACACTTTCCTGCAAGAGCGGCTGCAAGCCGCGAAGGTCCACACCCTCAGTGTGCAGGCGTACTGGTACTTCTTTCAAAAGGGCGTCGGCTTCGAGCGGGGCTTCGACGTGATCAACACCGACGGCTCGCCCAAGGCCATCCAGATGGAGGGGGACCGCACGGTCACGGGTGACAAGTTGACCGACGGCGCCATTGCCGAGTTGGGCAAACCGGAACTCGACAGCCAGCGCTTCTTCGCTTGGGTTCACTACGTCGATCCGCACGCCGAATACGTGAGGCACGAGGGGCACGATTTCGGACCCAGCAGTCGGGATGCCTACGACAGCGAGGTTGCCTTCGTGGACGAACACGTCGGTCGCTTGCTCGATTTCGTGGCAGGTCGCAAGTACGCGGAGCGAACGGCTATCATCTTTACCAGTGATCATGGCGAGGCCTTCGGCGAGCACGGCATGATTCGTCATGGCTTCGAGATCTGGGAGGAACTGGTGCGCGTGCCGTTCATGGTCTACGTCCCCGGAGCCAAGCCCCGGCGCATCCAGCAGCCGCGCAGCATCATCGACGTAGTGCCCACGGTGCTCGACCTGATGCGACTGCCGAAACCCAAAGGCGAAGGCACCGACTTCATCAGCGGGAAATCTCTGCTGCTCGACGTGATGGGGCCCCCGGGCCACCAGCCGGCGGAGCGCATCGTCTTCGTCGACATGAGCGCAGGACCGAACAACGGGGAGCGCCAAGCCTTCATCGAAAAGGGCATGAAGCTGACCAGCAGCGGCGGACGGCCCACCGCCCTCTACGACTTGGTGAAGGACGCCGGCGAAAAGCAGGACCTGCTCGATGACAAGGAGAAGAGTGGACCCATCATCGAGCGCTTCAAGGCCTTTCGTCGGGAGCTGCGTGAGGTCCAGGTGCGCCCGACTCCGAAGTGA